GAACGCCCGCGAACGCGCTCGAGAGGAACCACATCCCCATCATGAGGCCGACGAGGCGGACGGGAGAGAGCTTGGTCACCGTCGAGAGCCCGACCGGCGAGAGACAAAGCTCGCCCGTCGTGTGGAGGAAGTACGCGAGCACGAGCCAAAAGAGATGCGAGGAGCCGTTGTCGCTCGCGCGGCTCGCCGCGACCACCATCGCGATGAACCCGAGCGCGAGCTGAAGAAGCCCAAACCCGAACTTGACCGGCGAGGAGGGGTTCCTTCCCGCGCGC
This Candidatus Eisenbacteria bacterium DNA region includes the following protein-coding sequences:
- a CDS encoding MFS transporter: RAGRNPSSPVKFGFGLLQLALGFIAMVVAASRASDNGSSHLFWLVLAYFLHTTGELCLSPVGLSTVTKLSPVRLVGLMMGMWFLSSAFAGVLSGQIAALTGAEAGYQRVFQMIVYFAGGAGILLLLLSPFLKKLEYGAE